The genomic region GAAAAGGGAACGGCGGCGAACTCCGACCGGATCTCCATCACGGAAGCCGTCGGCGAGGCGCTGTGCGACATCGCGCAGGACCTGCACTGCTCCGCGATCATTGCGGCGACGGCCAGCGGGCGGACCGCGCGGGTCGTTTCGCGCTACCGCCCGCGCGCGCCGATCATCGCGGCGACCAACCGTCCCGAGACGTTCCAGCGTTTGGCTCTCATTTGGGGCGTGCATCCGGTCATGGTGGATATGGCCGACGATGCGGATAGCATGGTTGAGATCTGCATCGACGCCGCCAATAAGTCGGGCTACGTTCAAGACGGCGACATCGTCGTCCTTTCCGGCGGCGTGCCAGTCGGACGAACGGGCAGCACCAACTTTATCAAAATCCATCGGATCGGGCAGCCGCTCCGTCCGGAATGACGCGGGATCGGACAACCGACCGCGTCGAATTCGTGTTCGCCGACTGAGGACACCGCCATCGACCGCCACAGCAGTAAACATCGTGACGAGCAGGGAACAACGGTCCGCGCCAAGCGCACCGGACGCAGGCGTCCGCGCCGCATCCTGGGCCTTTGGGCGCGCCTCGCTCTGATCACCGTGTTCATTGGAATGCTGATGGCCGCCGCGGTGGCGCTGGTGGCGAAGGCGATCCGTCCGTACCGCGAGGCGAGCATCCAAAGCAGCCAGCTGGCGGATTCCAACGGACAGATCCAGAGTCTTGATGCGGAGAATGCGGCCCTGCGCCGCCGCATCGCCTATTTGCAAACTTCGGAAGGCGAGATGAGCGAAGCCCGTAAAATGGGCTATTTGCGCCCGGGAGAGATCCCCATCGTGGTGGAGGGCGCCGCGACCTCGTGGTCGGACGCGCCCGTCCAGCCCTCGCCTTCCCCCGCGCAGAATAACTTTCGCGAACGCGCCCAGCACTTCTGGCGCTCGCTGACAGGCCTGCGCTCTCACTAACTAAGAGAGTTTTGGATGGCTAAAGAAATTATCGTCAACGTCGGACACCGCGAGACACGGATCGCGGTGCTCGACGATAAGCTGCTCGTGGAGCTCCATGTGGAGCGCGAGCAGCGTGTTGTCGGCAACCTGTACAAGGCGAAAGTGGATAACGTGCTGCAAGGCATGGACGCCGCGTTCGTCGAGATCGGTCTGGAGCGCAATGCGTTTCTCTACGTCGCGGACATTCTGCCCGAAGACGACGAAGAGGGCGGGGGACGCTTCCGTGGCCGTGACCGCCGCGACCTTCATATCAAGGATTTGGTTCAGCGCGGCGATCAGCTGCTCGTGCAGGTCGTCAAAGGCCCGCGCGGCACCAAAGGCTCCCGCGTCTCCACCCGTGTCTCCCTTCCCGGCCGCTTCCTCGTCCTCATGCCCGAGGCTAACAACCTGGGCGTCTCCCGCAAAATCGACGAAAGCAAAGAGCGCGACCGTCTGAAAAAGATCGTGCAGAGCTTCCGCGAACCGGGCTTCGGCGTCATCGTGCGCACGGAAGCCGAGGGACGCGGCGCCGCCGAACTGCGCCAGGACTACTTAATGCTCACGGAGACATGGCGCGAAGTCCAGGCCAAGTCCAAGACGACGCAGGCGCCCGCCCTGATCCATCAGGACATGGGCCTGGTCTACAAAATCCTGCGCGACGCCTTCGGTTCGGACATCGGCCGCCTGGTCATCGATTCGCCGACGGACTACGCTCAGGCGCACGAAATTATCTCCCGCATCTCCCCCGATCTTCAGGACCGGATCGAGCTTTACGATGGCGAAAAGCCGATCTTCGAGTTCTTTAAGATCGAGGACGACATCGAGCGCCTGCTGCGCCGCAAGGTTCCGCTGAAGTCCGGCGGCTCGCTGATCATCGATCAGACCGAAGCGCTGGTCTCCATCGACGTCAACAGCGGCAAGTTCACCGGCACCACCGGCCTTGCCGATACGATTTTGAAAACCAATCTTGAAGCCACGGAAGAGATCGCCCGCCAGCTGCGCCTGCGCGACCTGGGCGGCATGATCATTCTGGACTTTATCGACATGGACAGTCCCCGGGACAAGAAGACCGTCATGGACGCCTTCGTGAAGGCGCTGAAGGACGACCGCTCCCGCACTAAGATTTCCAGCATCTCCGCCCTCGGCCTCATCGAGATGACGCGCAAGCGCACCGGCGAGACCGTCGACACGGCGATGACCGAGATTTGCCCGTACTGCCACGGCCTGGGCCGCGTTGACAGCGCCGAGACCGTCTCGCTGAGCGTCGAGCGCGAACTGCGCCGCCTGGCCGCCACCACCCAGAGCGAAGCCTTCGTGGTCACCGCGCACCCGGATGTCGCCGCGCACCTCGTCGGCGCGCAGGGCGAAGACCTGGAGATCCTGGAGCGCCAGCTGCGCCGTTCGATCTATGTCCGCTCCGGCCCGTCCTGGCACCACGTCGAGAAGTACGACATCGATCAAACGTCGATCCAAAAAGTCGAGCAGACTCTCGCCGTTCCGCGGCGGGGGCAGGTTGTCGAATGCGTCGTCTCCCGCGACGATCCGCATGGCGAGCGCGCTCCCTGGGCGATCTCGTACCTCCTGCCGCAGCGCGCCTTCCAGGTGGACCTCGCCAACGGCGCCAAGTACGCCGGCCAAACCGTCCGCGTCCGCCTGACGGACGTCCGCCGCTCCATCGCCATCGGTGAAGTCGTCGGCGGCGCCTCCAAGGGCGGCAGCCGCGAGAACAGCAATGGCGGCAACGAACGAACCGGCGGCGGCGAACGCCACCAGCCGCGCGAGCGGACGCCTTCGAATTAAAGATTTGCGCTAAAACTCAACGCTATATTTTGGGTTTTGGCGCATTTTTGTGCGTGTTTCACGCCATTCACAGTAAATATATGACCATTAACCCTTGACAACGGCTGGTCGTTTCTGTCATACTACTAGCCGTTGTCTTGTTGATTGCGAAAGGAAACGAAGCATGTACGCTATCGTCCGCGCCGGCGGAAAGCAATATCGAGTAGAAGAAAAGAACATTATCGCGGTCGATAAGTTCGAAGGCGCCGCTGGCGACACTGTCACCCTGGGCGAGGTGCTTTTCATCGGCGGGAATGATAACCCCCAGTGGGGCGTCCCTGTCGTTTCGGGAGCGACTGTCACCGCGAAGATCCTGGCCCAAGCCAAAGCGAAGAAGATCGACGCCTTCACCTATAAGGCGAAGAAGAACGTCCGCAAGCATTGGGGACATCGCCAGCAGATCACGCGTGTGCAGATCGAGTCCATCAGCGCCGGCTAATCGCCGTTTGCGTTGGTTCGTTCGCCATTATTTAAATCAGGAGAGTTTACCATGGCCCATAAAAAGGGCGTCGGGTCGACACGAAACGGCCGCGACAGCAACCCCAAGATGCTCGGTGTGAAGGAATTCGCCGGCGAAGAAGTTCGTGCGGGCAACATCTTGCTCCGCCAGCGCGGCACCCAGTTCGATCCCGGCGTCAACGTCGGCATGGGCCGGGACCACACCCTGTACTCCTTGATCGACGGCTTCGTCGAGTTCGAGGGGCACAGCAAGGCCACCCGCCGCATCAGCGTTTACCCGGAGCGCGTCCAGCACTAAGCGCCCACAAAAAGATTGAGCCCCGTCGCTATGCGACGGGGCTTTTCTTATTGGGGTGAGGGGCTCCCTCTTCGCTATCCCAACACAACCACCGTCCGCTCCTCAACTCTCGCCTCCGGCATCGTCCCATCCTGCCAGACGTACTTCAATCCCTCCGACAGCGTAAACCCTCCATGGTTACCATGCCGGTCCAGAGTGACCATGCTCATCGCCGGGGCGATTTCCGCCGGCATGGGAAGGAGCGCCAGGTCGGCCATGGCTTCGCGGGCGGCGTCGGGGATGCTTAGACCGCGCGCCAGGGCGGCGACGGTCATGCGGGCAAGGCTGGCGCGGATCGCAAGCTCTCCGAGGCCCGTGCAGGCGCAGGCGCCGTAGCGGTTGTCGCAGTAGTTGCCGGCGCCGATGATGGGGCTGTCGCCGACGCGTCCGGGGTACTTGAACGCCCATCCAGACGTGCTGACGGCGCTGGCGATTTGGCCGCGATCATCGAGCGCCAGGAAGTTCACGGTGCCGACGGTCTTCTCCGGATCCTGGGCCATGCGCGCCTGGACCGTGAGCGATGCTTCGGCGAAGCCGGGACGTCGTGTGACGCGTCGCCAGGCGGCTTCGGCTTCGGGGGTGAGCAGCGTCATGGGCGTGAAACCATGCTCGGCGGCGAACTGAGCCGCGCCCTCGCCCGCCAGGAGCACATGATGGGGAAGATAGTCCAGAATGGCGCGGGCGACCGAAATGGGGTGCGGGTAGCCTTTGATCGCGGCCACGGCGCCGGCGCGCCGTGCGGCGCCTTCCATGATCGAGGCGTCCAGCTCCACCTCGCCTAAGATGTTGGGGTATCCGCCAACGCCGACGGAATGATCGCTTTCATTCCGCTCCACCTCACGCGTCGCCGCCTCCACGGCGTCCAGCGCCGATCCGCCGGCGCGCATCGCCGCGATGGCGGCCCCGATCCCGACGCTTCCATTCTCACTCGCGACCACGAGCATATTGTCTAATCCTCCAGCACTCGGTTTTTGGTTTCGATGACCCATGGCAGGAACATCAAGCCGATGATCGGGACGGCGGCGACAAAGCACAGAATATGCAGGACGCTGCCGAGGGCGCTTGGTCCCGCCTTGGCGTAGCTGCCGACGATGAATGGCCCGATCGCCGTGATGAACCGTCCGGCATTGTAGCAGAAGCCCGCGCCGGTGGCGCGCAGACGGGTGGGGAAGAGCTCGGGAAGGTAGTAGGTGCAGGCTCCGAAGACGCCGAAGACGGTGACGCCGATCGGGAAGAACAGCCAGAGCTGCGTGATCGGATCCCAGCGATGTCCGAACGCCGTGAAGAGCGCCGCCGCCGAGCCGAGAAAGTAAACGCCGAACATCGTGCGGCGGCCCAGGTATTTGGCGGCGGGGATCGTCAGCAGCGTTCCGAGCAGGCCGCCGCAATTAAAAGCGTTGGAACCGAGCGTGATCCAGGACGTTTTGAGCGCCGTCGTGGCGTGCGCGGTCAAGCCCTGCGCGGCGGCGGTCGCCAGCGCCATGTCGGCCGCGATGACTTGCAGGAACGCATTGCACGTCCACCACGTGATCAGGATCGTGAGGGCGGGGATAAATCCGCTGAGCGTCGCGCTTCGATACTGGGGCGTAAACAGTTCGCGGATCCGTCCGCGCTGGCGGATATCGCTCCGCTCCCAAACTTCGGGCTCCTTGACCAATGACCGTACGAAAAAGGCGAAGGCCGCCGGGATCAGGCCGCACGCCAGCACATAGCGCCACGAACTTTCCGGGCGATCCGCGAAATAGACCGTGGAGATGACGCTGTTCACGAAAACGGCGAAGAACAGTCCGAACGGCGCCGACGTGTACAGCAGCGCGCCGGCCTCGACGCGCCGCTTTTCCGGGACCACTTCCGCGACCAGCGAAGCGCCCGCCGCCCACTCGCCGCCAATTCCCAGGCTCGCAATGAACCGGAACAGCAGCAGCAGCGGCAGGGACGGCGCGATGGCGCAGGCGGCGGTGCCGCCGGCGTAGAGCAGGATCGTGAGCATCAGCGTGCGCGAGCGTCCGATCCGGTCGGCGATCTTGCCGAAGACGATTCCGCCCATCGCCCAGCCAATGAGAAGGATGGAGGTGGCGACCCCTGTCCAGTACGCCGTCGCGTGCTTGGCGGCGTCGCTGCCCGCGCGCAAGTGGAGCAGTGTCGGCACGCAGTTGGGCGCGACAAAGTTGAACAGCAGGCCGTCAAAGACATCGAAGCCCCAGCCGAGCCAGGCGGCGAAGAGAACGGCCCACTGGTACCCGTTCATATCCAATAAATGCTTGCGAGGCCGGCTCGCGGGGTCGATTGTCGCGCTATGGTCGCTCATCAGGACAAAGTCCCTTTCTGAAAATCATTCATCCATCCGTTCCTCTACCAGAGCCGGGCTTCCGCCGGCATCCGCAGGCGCTCGACGACGGCTCCGTGGTCGAGATGCGCGGCAATGATCTCTTCAACATCACTCACCGTCACGCCGCTGTACCAGGTCCCTTCGGGATAGACGACCAGGTTGGGACCGAGCAGGCAGGGCGTCAGGCATCCCGTCGCCGTGACTTTGACGCCGGCCGGCCATCCTCGGCGCGCGACGCCCTGGCGAAACGCGTCGGCGATCGCCGAACCGCCCTGGGGTCCACAGCTTGGCAGCAGGCTATCGGACGGGCGAGTGTTGCCGCAGATGAGAAAGTGGTATCGGACGTTATGGCTGTTAGGTGTCACGGGTTCGTGATGGTATTTCGGCAGATGGGATTGCCTTTCCTGTGCGGGAACTTGTGGCTGGCAATATTCGTTCTATAAGTGGGTATTATTTGTGTGACTGTGCTTGTCTCGATGGAGTGATTGCAATGAACAACTACCCTAATTATAGTGAAGCGAGGTCAGTAGCAGGAGAGACTTCGCTGATCCAGCGCGTTTGTTATCTGCTCGCCTCCAGCCTTCTGGTGACGGCCGGCGCGGCCTGGTGGGCGGCGAGCGCGGGATTGCCGCCAGTGTTGTTCTTTCCACTGGTGATAGGAACGTTTATCTGTGTTGCCGCTGTGTATTTCACGCGCCGCCAACCAGTGATCAGTCTGCTGCTGCTGTATGCGCTAAGCATCATGGAAGGCTTGATCATGGGTCCCGTGCTGGGCATGATCTCAAAAAGCTTCACCATGGGGCCAATGATTATCGCCGAATCCGCTGCGCTTTCCGCGCTGCTTGTGGTCGGTTTGGGCAGTTATGTCTGGATCTCGAACAAGGATTTTGGCGGCTTGGGTAAGATGCTCTTCTGGGCGCTCATCGGTCTGCTCGTCGTGGGCGTGATCGGCATGTTTGTGAACATGGGCGCAGGCGGCACACTGCTCTACTCGCTTGCGGGCACTGCGATATTCTGCGGCTTTGTGCTCTATGATGTCTCCAATATCAAGCACCGCTTTGGCCCGGAAGATTACGTGATCGCAACCGTGGAGTTGTATCTGGACTTTATCAACTTGTTCTGGTACATCCTTCAGATCCTTCTGACCGTCAGCGGCGGCGGCTCTCGACGAAACGATTAATGCAGAGCTCCATCCCAGGCCGAAGTAAATTTCGGCCTGGGGATGGAACTCCCCCAAATCCCCAGCCCAGCAGGAACGAACGCTCCCTAAGTCGAACATAGCGGCATGTCAAACACAAGCCGTATTCTCCTTCCCCTTGATACCGACACCGCCGACAAGGCTGTCGACCTCGCCGTTCGTCTCAAGGACGATGTCGCCGGCTTCAAAGTTGGCCTCGAACTGATCAACGCCGCCGGGTTCGATGTCTTTGAGCGTATCTATGACGCCGCCGGAAAAGACGCGAAGATCTTCTACGACTGCAAATTTCACGATATCCCCAACACCGTCGCCGGCGCGTCGCGCGCGGCGGCGAAGCGGGGCGTTTGGATGTTCAATGTCCATGCGTCCGGCGGCTCGGCGATGATGCGCGCGGCCGTACAGGGCGCGGCGGAAGGCGCGGAGGCGGGCGGTCATGCGCGCAAGCCTCTGGTGCTGGCGGTGACGATCCTCACCAGCATCGCGCCGGAAGTGCTGTCGGGCGAATTGGGCGTGGAGCGGCCGCTGAAGGACCATGTCGTGAGTCTGGCGCGTTTGGCGCAGGACAGCGGGTGTGATGGGATCGTGGCGTCGCCGCATGAGATCGCGGCGATCCGTGAGGCGTGCGGGCCGGACTTTGTGCTGGTTATCCCCGGCGTTCGTCCGGCGGGCGCGGATGTCGGCGACCAGAAGCGCGTGATGACGCCCGGCGAGGCCGTCGCGCTCGGCGCGGATTATCTGGTGGTGGGGCGGCCCGTCTACGGGGCTCCGGATCCATCGGCGGCCGCGCGCGCGATCAATGCGGAAGCGGACGCCGCGCGGAACAACGGATAGATTCTTTTCGTCTTGTGGGTATGGATCAACAGACTTACTCACGGACAGGGAGAATCACCATGTGGAAATCGTGGACCGGCGCCGCGCTGGCGCTGAGCTGCATCGGTACGATCGTCGCGCTTCCCACGACGGCCCGCGCGGCGCAGGATAACTCGTCCTATCCCTACCAGGGACAGGAAAACTTTCACATTGACGGGCGTATCGACAAGGTGGACTCGGAGCGCGACACCATCGTCGTGGTGAGCGACAAGGGACGCGCCTATACGGTGGATACGACCGACGCCAAGATCCAGCTGCCGCGCGGCGGCAAGAACGCCGAGACCGGCGATCTTGTCCCCGACATGCGCGTCAGTCTGGATGGGCGCTTGCTGTCGGACAATATCCTGGCCGCCGACACGCTGAAGGTTCAGCCCGGACAGCCTGGCCGCAGCGTCGATCCCGCGCCTCCTTCCGAGCAGCCGGATCGCGACCCCAATCGCCCGTCTCCCAGCAATCACCCCGATCCCTCGTCCGAAACGCACGCCTACCGGCAGCAGCCGATTGAGATGCGCGGCACAGTCGTCAAAGTTGATGACGACCGAGGCCGCCTGGTCCTCCATGTCAACGACCACGAGCGCACCATCGCCGTGGATGACCGCACGGACCTGCGCGGCGTTCCCGGCGGCGACGCCGACCACATCGGCGTCAGCGTCGGCGATCGCCTCACCGTACGCGGCCTCCTGCGGCCCGACGGCGTCGTCTATGCGAACGCCCTGAGCCTGGGGCGGCAGATCGACGGCGCGCTGCCCGGAAATGCGAATACCGATCATCTCTTAGTCGGCCGAGTCTCGCAGACCAGCAACCGTTTGGAGACGCGCGACCTCAAGGTCCATATCGCCGGAGACCGTGACGTGAAGGTCATCGTGCCGAGCGGGATTCCGATTGAGCGCGACGGCAAGCGGATTTCGGTGCACGATCTGAGCAAGAGCGATACGATTCGGGTGGAGGGCAGCTACGACGGAGACGAGTTCCGGGCAGATCGGATTGAGGTGCTGGCGGGATAAGGGATGAGAGGCGTGTGGTGGACTTGACCGGCGCTTCGCGCGCTCCCGTATCCCCCAGGCGCTTAG from Capsulimonas corticalis harbors:
- a CDS encoding FtsB family cell division protein, which produces MAAAVALVAKAIRPYREASIQSSQLADSNGQIQSLDAENAALRRRIAYLQTSEGEMSEARKMGYLRPGEIPIVVEGAATSWSDAPVQPSPSPAQNNFRERAQHFWRSLTGLRSH
- a CDS encoding Rne/Rng family ribonuclease, which gives rise to MAKEIIVNVGHRETRIAVLDDKLLVELHVEREQRVVGNLYKAKVDNVLQGMDAAFVEIGLERNAFLYVADILPEDDEEGGGRFRGRDRRDLHIKDLVQRGDQLLVQVVKGPRGTKGSRVSTRVSLPGRFLVLMPEANNLGVSRKIDESKERDRLKKIVQSFREPGFGVIVRTEAEGRGAAELRQDYLMLTETWREVQAKSKTTQAPALIHQDMGLVYKILRDAFGSDIGRLVIDSPTDYAQAHEIISRISPDLQDRIELYDGEKPIFEFFKIEDDIERLLRRKVPLKSGGSLIIDQTEALVSIDVNSGKFTGTTGLADTILKTNLEATEEIARQLRLRDLGGMIILDFIDMDSPRDKKTVMDAFVKALKDDRSRTKISSISALGLIEMTRKRTGETVDTAMTEICPYCHGLGRVDSAETVSLSVERELRRLAATTQSEAFVVTAHPDVAAHLVGAQGEDLEILERQLRRSIYVRSGPSWHHVEKYDIDQTSIQKVEQTLAVPRRGQVVECVVSRDDPHGERAPWAISYLLPQRAFQVDLANGAKYAGQTVRVRLTDVRRSIAIGEVVGGASKGGSRENSNGGNERTGGGERHQPRERTPSN
- the rplU gene encoding 50S ribosomal protein L21, which produces MYAIVRAGGKQYRVEEKNIIAVDKFEGAAGDTVTLGEVLFIGGNDNPQWGVPVVSGATVTAKILAQAKAKKIDAFTYKAKKNVRKHWGHRQQITRVQIESISAG
- the rpmA gene encoding 50S ribosomal protein L27 — translated: MAHKKGVGSTRNGRDSNPKMLGVKEFAGEEVRAGNILLRQRGTQFDPGVNVGMGRDHTLYSLIDGFVEFEGHSKATRRISVYPERVQH
- a CDS encoding isoaspartyl peptidase/L-asparaginase; its protein translation is MLVVASENGSVGIGAAIAAMRAGGSALDAVEAATREVERNESDHSVGVGGYPNILGEVELDASIMEGAARRAGAVAAIKGYPHPISVARAILDYLPHHVLLAGEGAAQFAAEHGFTPMTLLTPEAEAAWRRVTRRPGFAEASLTVQARMAQDPEKTVGTVNFLALDDRGQIASAVSTSGWAFKYPGRVGDSPIIGAGNYCDNRYGACACTGLGELAIRASLARMTVAALARGLSIPDAAREAMADLALLPMPAEIAPAMSMVTLDRHGNHGGFTLSEGLKYVWQDGTMPEARVEERTVVVLG
- a CDS encoding MFS transporter; this translates as MSDHSATIDPASRPRKHLLDMNGYQWAVLFAAWLGWGFDVFDGLLFNFVAPNCVPTLLHLRAGSDAAKHATAYWTGVATSILLIGWAMGGIVFGKIADRIGRSRTLMLTILLYAGGTAACAIAPSLPLLLLFRFIASLGIGGEWAAGASLVAEVVPEKRRVEAGALLYTSAPFGLFFAVFVNSVISTVYFADRPESSWRYVLACGLIPAAFAFFVRSLVKEPEVWERSDIRQRGRIRELFTPQYRSATLSGFIPALTILITWWTCNAFLQVIAADMALATAAAQGLTAHATTALKTSWITLGSNAFNCGGLLGTLLTIPAAKYLGRRTMFGVYFLGSAAALFTAFGHRWDPITQLWLFFPIGVTVFGVFGACTYYLPELFPTRLRATGAGFCYNAGRFITAIGPFIVGSYAKAGPSALGSVLHILCFVAAVPIIGLMFLPWVIETKNRVLED
- a CDS encoding (2Fe-2S) ferredoxin domain-containing protein, whose product is MTPNSHNVRYHFLICGNTRPSDSLLPSCGPQGGSAIADAFRQGVARRGWPAGVKVTATGCLTPCLLGPNLVVYPEGTWYSGVTVSDVEEIIAAHLDHGAVVERLRMPAEARLW
- a CDS encoding Bax inhibitor-1/YccA family protein, which encodes MNNYPNYSEARSVAGETSLIQRVCYLLASSLLVTAGAAWWAASAGLPPVLFFPLVIGTFICVAAVYFTRRQPVISLLLLYALSIMEGLIMGPVLGMISKSFTMGPMIIAESAALSALLVVGLGSYVWISNKDFGGLGKMLFWALIGLLVVGVIGMFVNMGAGGTLLYSLAGTAIFCGFVLYDVSNIKHRFGPEDYVIATVELYLDFINLFWYILQILLTVSGGGSRRND
- the pyrF gene encoding orotidine-5'-phosphate decarboxylase produces the protein MSNTSRILLPLDTDTADKAVDLAVRLKDDVAGFKVGLELINAAGFDVFERIYDAAGKDAKIFYDCKFHDIPNTVAGASRAAAKRGVWMFNVHASGGSAMMRAAVQGAAEGAEAGGHARKPLVLAVTILTSIAPEVLSGELGVERPLKDHVVSLARLAQDSGCDGIVASPHEIAAIREACGPDFVLVIPGVRPAGADVGDQKRVMTPGEAVALGADYLVVGRPVYGAPDPSAAARAINAEADAARNNG
- a CDS encoding DUF5666 domain-containing protein — encoded protein: MWKSWTGAALALSCIGTIVALPTTARAAQDNSSYPYQGQENFHIDGRIDKVDSERDTIVVVSDKGRAYTVDTTDAKIQLPRGGKNAETGDLVPDMRVSLDGRLLSDNILAADTLKVQPGQPGRSVDPAPPSEQPDRDPNRPSPSNHPDPSSETHAYRQQPIEMRGTVVKVDDDRGRLVLHVNDHERTIAVDDRTDLRGVPGGDADHIGVSVGDRLTVRGLLRPDGVVYANALSLGRQIDGALPGNANTDHLLVGRVSQTSNRLETRDLKVHIAGDRDVKVIVPSGIPIERDGKRISVHDLSKSDTIRVEGSYDGDEFRADRIEVLAG